The Desulfurella sp. DNA segment ACTTGAAGCTGTGAAAACAAATATATATGGGGCAGAGAACGTAATTGATGCTAGTATTGACTTAGGCGTTGAAAAAGTGGTTGCCTTATCTTCAGATAAAGCTGTAAACCCTGTTAACCTATATGGTGCAACCAAACTTGTTTCAGATAAATTATTTGTAGCAGGAAACGCGTATGTAGGCAAAAAGAAAACAAAATTTTGCGTAGTAAGATACGGTAACGTTGCAGCAAGCAGAGGCAGCGTAATACCCTTCTTTAAAAGTTTAATAGATCAAGGCAAAAAAGAATTACCTATAACCGATTTTGAGATGACAAGGTTTTGGATTAGCTTAGAAGAAGGAGTTGAGCTGGTATTTAAAGCTATCAAAGAAGCCAATGGCGGTGAAATTTATGTATCAAAAATTCCTTCGTTTAAAATAGTGGATTTAGCAAAAGCCATGTGTGAAGATTGCGTATTAAAAGAAATAGGAATAAGAGAAGGCGAAAAATTGCACGAAGTTATGATAACACCAGAAGATGCAAGAAACACTTATGAATACGACGATCATTTTATAATATATCCCCAATTTAACTGGTGGGGGAAAAGTAGTGTTAAAGCTGGTGGTAAATTGGTAAAAAAAGGTTTTAGATACTCATCTGATGCCAATGATAAGTGGCTTAGCATAGATGATATTAAATCAAAGCTAAGATCCCTTACAATTGAATACTAAAAAGGTTAAATTATACTATGGTTTATTATTTTAGTAATAATTTTAATAATTGCCATAGGAATTTTCACAATTATAATAAATAAAAAGATAACAAAAAACCAAAATTGTCTGACAAGAATGCTTATGGTGTAAGTTTTGGCGATTGTAGCTTAGATTTGGAAGAATTACGCAAAAGATCAGAAGAAAAAAAGAATAAGCCTCAATAAAAACCTTTTGTTTGACATTTAATTAAAACTTTGTATAAATAAAATTTAAGGAGAGGTGTCCGAGTGGCCGAAGGAGCACGACTGGAAATCGTGTGTAGGGCAACCTACCGCGGGTTCGAATCCCGCCCTCTCCGCCACTTTCCTTTCTCTGTTTGATTTTTTACCAAATAGGTATTATTTTTTAAGAGGGGGTAT contains these protein-coding regions:
- the pseB gene encoding UDP-N-acetylglucosamine 4,6-dehydratase (inverting); translated protein: MLNEKTILLTGGTGSFGKAFTKAILKSYKPKKLIIYSRDEYKQFLMQKEFLQFDGVLRFFIGDVRDKDRLYRALDGVDIVIHAAALKQVPTAEYNPLEAVKTNIYGAENVIDASIDLGVEKVVALSSDKAVNPVNLYGATKLVSDKLFVAGNAYVGKKKTKFCVVRYGNVAASRGSVIPFFKSLIDQGKKELPITDFEMTRFWISLEEGVELVFKAIKEANGGEIYVSKIPSFKIVDLAKAMCEDCVLKEIGIREGEKLHEVMITPEDARNTYEYDDHFIIYPQFNWWGKSSVKAGGKLVKKGFRYSSDANDKWLSIDDIKSKLRSLTIEY